The Acetomicrobium sp. S15 = DSM 107314 sequence AAACTATTTAGCAGTTAAGATGATATTCCACTCTTTCACTATCCCATTGGGGCCTGTCTCCTTCACGTTGCCGGGCAGCGGGCTCATCCCCCGCAACAGAGATCGCATATTGGACACGGTAGCCGAAGAGGTGCGGCGCAGGCTCATAACGCCGGAAGCGCTTGAGAGGATCGTAAGTGAGGAGGAGCTCATCGAGGCGCTGGCTCCGACGATTCAGCGAGAGGTCATGCGTCTGATCTTGAAAAGGGAGAGCCTGAAGACCGTCTTGAATGCCATGTCCAAACCGTTAGAGGAATATTTCAGGGGACGCGAGTTCAGAACCCTCCTCAAGCAGCAGGTCGAGAAAATGGAGGAGGAGCACCTTTTAGTTGGCTTAGCCAGCCGCTTGAAGATCATAGATGCCGATGAAATCGCCAAGTGGATCGGGGATTTGGTTTGGGAACGCTGGCGCGATTTCTCACAGGGAGAGGAGGGTCTATCGGAGTTGCAAAGACAAGTAGCTTCGGTCTTGAGGGAGATGTCTTTTCAGGAGGATCAGGCGGCGGAGCTTTTGGGTCGGAGCTTCAGAAGGATAATAAACAAGGCCTTGAGGGAGATAGACTTCGGCGCCGTAGCGCGCAGGTCGCTCGTGAGCATCGATGAAGGAAGTTTGGAGGACTACCTCGAGTTTCTCTCGCAGCGCTACCTGAATTGGATAGAGATCTGGGGCGGAGTTATGGGAGCCTTGGTCGGTGTCGTGATGTGGCTTGGCGTGTGGGTCCAGTAGGGATGTGGAGGGGCGTTATACATGTCGGAATTCAAGAGATTAAAGGTGCTTGCGGGGACGAAAAAGGTTACCTTTGGCGTCGACATCCTGGCCTTGAAGTTGCGGGGCATCAGCGCTTGTGCGCTCGTCGTCTTCGCTTTATCGCTTTTGGGGTCTTTTTTGCCGGCTTTTGCCGAAGAGATGGTTGTTCTGTGTCCGGAGCGCATTTCCGTCGGAGAGCCCTTCCTTGTGACCGTATATATGGAGTCTAAACCGGAGAGGGTAGAACTCTCCTGGCTCGGTGAGACTTTGTCGCTGGACGTTCAAGCCGATGGTGGGCACTTCGTATCAGCTGCGCTTTTGGGCACAGACATCTTAAATTCCACTTTAGGAGAGCACGAGCTCGCTATTTACGCGAAGGCCTCGAACGGACAGCTGCGTGTCGCTCGTAGCGTAAAGGTGATCGGCAAAAAGTTCAAAGAGCAGCGGTTGAGTCTGCCCGAGAAGATGGTGACGCCCCCCAAGGATGTGCTTGACCGCATAACGAAGGAGCAGAAGCAGGTGCGTGAAGTGCTTGCGACGCGCTCTCCTAAACGGCTCTGGGAGCTCCCTTTTGTGCGTCCGGTCCCAGGTGCGGTGACTTCCGAGTACGGCTTGACGCGGGTCTTGAACGGCAAACCTAAAAATCCGCATCGCGGCGTTGACCTCCGCGGGGCCGCAGGTGACCCGGTTAAGGCTGTGGCGTCCGGTCGCGTCGCCCTTGCCGAGGAGCATTACTTCGCCGGGAAATGTATCTATCTCGACCACGGAAACGGCGTGATTTCGGTTTATATGCATTTATCTCGTATCGGTGTGGCCGGGGGAGATCTCGTCGAAGCCGGAGCGGCCATCGGCAATGTGGGAAGCACGGGCAGAGTGACCGGCCCTCATCTTCACCTCGGCATCAGCCTTCAGGGGCGTATGGTCGACCCTATGCCTCTTTTGGCAAAGCCTGCCGATCGTCCCGGGGAAGATTGAACAATCGGCCACCGCTCAAAAGATACCCCTTAGAAGTAACCTTCTCTATGAAGTCTTTATCGTGGGAAGCAACAAGAAGGGCTGCATCGGTAGCGATCAGCAATTGCTCTAAAATGGCACGAGCATCCTCGTCGAGGCCGCCGGTAGGTTCGTCCAAGATGAGCGCTATCGGGTCCATAGCCAGTATTGTGGCGAGAGCTCCGAGTTTTTTTTGGCCGCCGGATAGGGAGTAAGGCGGCCGATCTGCTAAATTCGCCATGTCCAAAAGATCGAGTGTGGCGATGGCTTTACTGCGCGCCTCGTCAGGAGACAGGCCGAGGTTCAGCGGGCCGAAGGCTACATCTTCGAGAAGAGTGGGGCAGAATAGTTGATCGTCAGCGTCTTGAAACAGAAATCCCACCTTCCGGCGCAGCGCCGTTAGATCTTTGCGCCCGGTTACAGGTCTTCCCTCGAACAAAATCTCACCGGCCGAAGGCCTTTCCAGGCCCATTATGACATGGAAGAGAGTAGTCTTCCCTGCGCCGTTGCACCCCCATAAGCCCGCCTTCTCACCAAAATCCAGTTGAAAGTCGATCCCTTTCAAGACCGGTTCGCCGCCTGGGTAGGAAAAGGTTATACCCTTGAGTTCCAAGAGCGGCCTCATATTAAAACGCACCCCAAGAGGAGTAGGCCGAGCCCGGCACAACGCATCGCTTGTGTAAGGTTCAGTTTCTCGGCGTAGCAGATGTCGGGAAAGGTGCCGTTAAAGCCTCGAAGCTCCATCGCAACCGATACCCTCTCAGCTCGGCTGAAGGCTTTTAAAAAGATCATCCCCATGAGGTTGCCGTACGCTCTTAGCGTGCGGAGGTTAAATCCTGGCTTAAAAG is a genomic window containing:
- a CDS encoding DUF445 domain-containing protein, translated to MALGGVKVEGSLTTKIKTLLFWSLVVLTAAGYLLDGSAESKWSLMWMTGLSGLIGYITNYLAVKMIFHSFTIPLGPVSFTLPGSGLIPRNRDRILDTVAEEVRRRLITPEALERIVSEEELIEALAPTIQREVMRLILKRESLKTVLNAMSKPLEEYFRGREFRTLLKQQVEKMEEEHLLVGLASRLKIIDADEIAKWIGDLVWERWRDFSQGEEGLSELQRQVASVLREMSFQEDQAAELLGRSFRRIINKALREIDFGAVARRSLVSIDEGSLEDYLEFLSQRYLNWIEIWGGVMGALVGVVMWLGVWVQ
- a CDS encoding M23 family metallopeptidase, which codes for MSEFKRLKVLAGTKKVTFGVDILALKLRGISACALVVFALSLLGSFLPAFAEEMVVLCPERISVGEPFLVTVYMESKPERVELSWLGETLSLDVQADGGHFVSAALLGTDILNSTLGEHELAIYAKASNGQLRVARSVKVIGKKFKEQRLSLPEKMVTPPKDVLDRITKEQKQVREVLATRSPKRLWELPFVRPVPGAVTSEYGLTRVLNGKPKNPHRGVDLRGAAGDPVKAVASGRVALAEEHYFAGKCIYLDHGNGVISVYMHLSRIGVAGGDLVEAGAAIGNVGSTGRVTGPHLHLGISLQGRMVDPMPLLAKPADRPGED
- a CDS encoding energy-coupling factor ABC transporter ATP-binding protein — translated: MRPLLELKGITFSYPGGEPVLKGIDFQLDFGEKAGLWGCNGAGKTTLFHVIMGLERPSAGEILFEGRPVTGRKDLTALRRKVGFLFQDADDQLFCPTLLEDVAFGPLNLGLSPDEARSKAIATLDLLDMANLADRPPYSLSGGQKKLGALATILAMDPIALILDEPTGGLDEDARAILEQLLIATDAALLVASHDKDFIEKVTSKGYLLSGGRLFNLPRDDRQALPKEA